One genomic segment of Nitrospira sp. includes these proteins:
- a CDS encoding DNA polymerase III subunit alpha → MPSAFIHLHAHSSYSPMQGVPTLEALCEATRMQGQDTLALTDTNGLYGAIRFLDVARETGLKPILGAELVQESHRAVLLAKTPAGYANLCRVLSARHCDESFDFTGAVTRHRGGLVILSDDRAALTAWSQDSEEDLYVELTPDPTMHEAVAFSRQRGLPPVATARASFLRPADYHAHQLLRAIAENTTLSRLRADQCCAPSQWLMPEKVLARYFPHVPEALTNTCRIAEACYTNWDFREMIFPSFRRLSAGAAFERLRTKTCEGARWRYGDLSDEVKQRIEKELRVIREKGYADYFLIVDEIVRQAPRTCGRGSAAASIVSYCLGITHVDPIRHHLLFERFLNPGRHDPPDIDIDFPWDERPKILEWVFAHYGQHHAAMVANQNTLATRAAIREIAKVYGIPAEEIGKALTIVQRRADFVDVIPGMTVKTWATQVCEALRLRAPWPEILFWSVQLQGHFRNLGLHPGGVVLVPDEIRRYVPVEISASGLPVIQWEKDQTEEAGLVKIDLLGNRSLAVIRDALAAIQQNTGRVIDYATWDPISDPGTNELIRRGDTMGCFYIESPATRLLLRKLWTGMPPARRAEADVFEYLVVISSIIRPAANVFADEFVRRAHGRRYKSLHAVLDDVLAETHGIMVYQEDVMKVAVALGGFTVEDGDQLRKVLSKKHKQRQLRDYQRQFYAGASARGLQRSVIDQIWAMIMSFAGYSFCKPHSASYAQVSFKSAYLRAHYPAEFIAAVVSNQGGYYSTFAYLSEGRRMGLTILPIDINASEWAYTGSGKTLRVGLMQIKSLHEGLAKRIITEREANGPYRSLRDFLDRVQPDVAQAKLLIKAGCFDSIAGELTRPALLWRFFASQAAKPPRYLPIPPEYSFKQKLAHELELFGFPLSCHPLDLFKDVLARIPHIPAKNLAQHVRKEVTVIGWLVTEKIISTNKGDPMEFVTFEDETGLYDATLFPDAYRRYCHLLARNQAYVVTGLVEEQFSTVTLTAKELRLLASRDTAPDIEPIEEVVG, encoded by the coding sequence ATGCCATCCGCCTTCATTCACTTGCACGCCCATTCGTCCTATTCCCCCATGCAAGGGGTGCCCACCTTGGAGGCACTCTGCGAGGCCACGCGCATGCAAGGCCAAGACACACTGGCCCTCACCGACACGAATGGGCTCTACGGAGCCATTAGGTTTCTCGATGTGGCGAGAGAGACAGGACTCAAGCCCATCTTGGGCGCTGAACTGGTTCAGGAATCGCACCGTGCAGTGCTGCTGGCGAAGACACCGGCTGGCTATGCGAATCTCTGCCGTGTCCTCTCTGCTCGCCACTGTGACGAGTCATTCGACTTCACCGGCGCGGTCACTCGGCATCGAGGCGGGTTGGTGATCCTCTCGGATGACCGCGCCGCCCTGACAGCCTGGAGTCAGGACTCGGAAGAGGACCTCTATGTTGAGCTGACGCCTGACCCAACGATGCACGAGGCCGTCGCGTTCAGCCGGCAGCGCGGGCTTCCGCCTGTGGCGACCGCTCGGGCCTCTTTCCTTCGCCCAGCTGACTACCACGCGCACCAGCTGCTTCGTGCCATTGCGGAGAATACGACCCTCTCTCGGCTCCGTGCGGATCAATGCTGTGCGCCGTCGCAGTGGCTGATGCCCGAGAAAGTCCTTGCCCGGTACTTCCCTCATGTCCCCGAAGCCCTCACGAACACTTGTCGCATTGCGGAAGCCTGCTACACCAACTGGGACTTCAGGGAAATGATCTTCCCCTCCTTCCGTCGGCTCTCCGCGGGTGCGGCCTTCGAGAGGTTACGAACGAAGACCTGCGAGGGAGCGCGCTGGCGCTATGGCGACCTGTCTGACGAGGTGAAGCAGCGGATTGAGAAGGAGTTGAGAGTCATCCGGGAGAAAGGCTATGCCGACTACTTCCTCATCGTCGATGAGATCGTGCGACAAGCGCCACGAACTTGTGGCCGAGGCTCAGCGGCCGCGTCCATCGTGTCGTACTGCCTTGGGATCACGCACGTCGATCCCATTCGACACCACCTGCTCTTCGAGCGATTCCTCAACCCAGGCCGGCACGATCCACCGGACATCGATATCGACTTCCCGTGGGATGAGCGACCGAAGATTCTCGAGTGGGTGTTCGCCCACTACGGGCAACATCACGCGGCGATGGTCGCCAACCAGAACACTCTGGCGACTCGGGCCGCCATACGAGAGATCGCCAAGGTATACGGGATCCCTGCGGAAGAGATCGGCAAGGCCCTGACCATAGTTCAGCGACGAGCCGACTTTGTGGACGTGATACCTGGGATGACCGTGAAGACCTGGGCGACGCAGGTCTGCGAGGCACTTCGTCTGAGAGCCCCGTGGCCGGAGATTCTGTTCTGGTCCGTTCAGCTCCAAGGGCACTTCCGTAATCTCGGTCTCCATCCAGGAGGAGTGGTGCTGGTGCCTGACGAGATTCGTCGCTATGTGCCGGTGGAAATCTCTGCCTCCGGCCTACCGGTGATCCAGTGGGAGAAGGATCAGACGGAAGAAGCCGGGTTGGTCAAGATCGACCTGCTCGGCAATCGTTCGCTCGCTGTGATTCGTGATGCTCTGGCTGCGATCCAGCAGAACACCGGTCGAGTGATTGACTATGCGACCTGGGACCCCATCAGCGATCCGGGCACGAACGAGCTGATTCGACGAGGAGACACGATGGGCTGTTTCTACATCGAATCACCGGCGACACGGCTTCTGCTCAGGAAGCTGTGGACAGGCATGCCTCCTGCCAGACGAGCGGAGGCTGATGTGTTCGAGTACCTCGTTGTCATCTCCTCGATCATCCGTCCAGCCGCCAATGTGTTTGCGGATGAGTTCGTGCGTCGCGCCCACGGACGTCGTTACAAGTCTCTCCATGCGGTGTTGGATGATGTGCTCGCCGAGACACATGGCATCATGGTCTACCAGGAAGACGTGATGAAGGTCGCTGTCGCGTTAGGTGGGTTCACTGTTGAAGACGGAGATCAACTCAGGAAGGTCTTGAGCAAGAAGCATAAGCAGCGACAGCTCCGTGACTACCAGCGGCAATTCTATGCAGGCGCATCGGCACGCGGCCTGCAGCGATCTGTCATTGACCAAATCTGGGCCATGATTATGAGCTTCGCGGGCTACAGCTTCTGCAAACCTCACAGTGCCAGCTACGCTCAGGTGAGTTTTAAGTCCGCATACCTGAGGGCTCACTATCCCGCCGAGTTCATCGCCGCCGTGGTGAGCAATCAAGGCGGGTACTACTCGACCTTCGCCTATCTGTCCGAGGGGAGACGCATGGGTCTCACGATCCTCCCGATTGACATCAACGCGAGCGAGTGGGCGTACACTGGATCGGGCAAGACGCTTCGCGTAGGGCTGATGCAGATCAAGTCCCTCCACGAAGGCCTCGCGAAGCGGATCATTACGGAGCGAGAGGCGAACGGTCCGTACCGGTCGCTGCGTGACTTTCTGGACCGTGTTCAGCCCGATGTCGCCCAAGCGAAGCTCCTGATCAAGGCGGGTTGTTTCGACTCGATTGCAGGGGAACTCACCCGACCGGCACTGCTCTGGAGATTCTTCGCCTCGCAGGCTGCCAAGCCGCCGCGCTACCTGCCGATTCCCCCTGAGTATTCCTTCAAACAGAAGCTCGCTCACGAGCTGGAACTATTCGGTTTTCCGTTGAGCTGTCATCCCTTGGATCTCTTCAAGGACGTGCTCGCTCGCATCCCACATATTCCTGCGAAGAACCTGGCTCAGCACGTTCGCAAAGAGGTCACAGTGATTGGTTGGCTTGTCACCGAGAAGATCATTTCCACAAATAAAGGCGATCCGATGGAGTTTGTCACCTTCGAGGACGAGACCGGACTCTACGACGCGACCCTGTTCCCCGACGCCTACCGCCGGTACTGTCATCTGTTGGCAAGGAACCAGGCCTATGTGGTGACCGGACTAGTGGAAGAGCAGTTCTCCACCGTCACCTTGACCGCCAAAGAACTCAGGCTGTTGGCGAGCCGTGACACAGCCCCTGATATCGAGCCCATTGAGGAAGTCGTCGGATAG
- the lexA gene encoding transcriptional repressor LexA: protein MTPRELRKARTALGLTQQQLADELQLKRLAITRYEVGTRRIPGLVEVVIKHLTAPTRIPLVGTVAAGTPLEAIPQTEVVEVPPSMVGRRDTFALRVKGDSMRDEGILPGDVVVVQKQATARNGQTVIALVNGEATIKTYHRKNGAVELHPANESMKPIVVTETDTFHIEGIVVGVIRHLRK from the coding sequence ATGACGCCACGTGAACTGAGAAAAGCCAGAACAGCTCTCGGGCTGACCCAGCAGCAGCTAGCTGACGAGCTGCAGTTAAAGCGCTTGGCCATCACCCGCTATGAGGTAGGAACCCGTCGCATTCCCGGTCTGGTCGAGGTCGTCATCAAGCATCTCACCGCGCCGACCAGGATTCCCCTCGTCGGAACCGTCGCTGCCGGAACCCCCCTTGAAGCCATTCCGCAGACCGAAGTGGTCGAGGTGCCGCCGAGCATGGTCGGTCGGCGAGACACCTTCGCCCTTCGTGTGAAGGGGGACTCCATGCGGGATGAAGGGATCCTGCCCGGTGATGTGGTGGTGGTACAGAAACAGGCCACGGCGCGGAATGGCCAGACGGTGATTGCCCTGGTGAATGGGGAAGCCACGATCAAAACGTACCACCGCAAGAACGGGGCTGTTGAGCTGCATCCCGCCAACGAAAGCATGAAGCCGATCGTGGTGACGGAGACCGATACCTTCCACATCGAGGGCATCGTGGTGGGTGTCATCCGTCACTTAAGGAAATAG
- a CDS encoding thermonuclease family protein: MAIKSDARSSNQIPVVYRALTGLIAAVCLLTLWASLSSADFSGRVIGVSDGDTVDVLHDRTTKRIRLNAIDCPEKGQPFGTVAKRFTAEHAFGKTVTIREVGIDKYGRTIGDVMLPDGRVLNHELLKAGLAWWYRKYSKDFSLGDLEDEARLARRGLWIDPDPIPPGEWRKRR, from the coding sequence ATGGCAATCAAATCAGATGCTCGTTCCTCGAATCAGATACCGGTGGTTTACCGTGCGCTTACCGGTCTGATCGCTGCGGTGTGCCTCCTGACGCTGTGGGCATCCCTCTCGTCCGCCGACTTCAGCGGCCGGGTGATCGGCGTTTCCGATGGGGATACGGTCGATGTGCTCCATGACAGGACTACTAAGCGCATCCGGCTCAATGCGATCGACTGTCCTGAGAAAGGGCAGCCGTTCGGGACAGTGGCCAAGCGATTTACAGCCGAGCATGCGTTTGGCAAGACGGTCACGATACGAGAGGTGGGTATCGATAAGTATGGGCGGACGATCGGTGACGTGATGCTGCCGGACGGCCGAGTGCTTAATCACGAGCTACTCAAGGCCGGACTCGCGTGGTGGTACCGGAAATACTCGAAGGATTTCAGTCTGGGTGACCTGGAGGATGAAGCGCGCCTAGCCAGGCGAGGCCTTTGGATCGATCCTGACCCGATTCCGCCGGGGGAGTGGCGGAAGCGGCGTTAG
- a CDS encoding type II toxin-antitoxin system HicA family toxin → MSTLPVVSGQEAVKKVGYLVDHQTGSHIILRQSNPPYRRLTVPHHTELAKGTLRSIIRQAGLTVEEFSALL, encoded by the coding sequence GTGAGCACATTGCCTGTCGTATCAGGCCAAGAAGCGGTGAAGAAGGTCGGATATTTGGTGGATCACCAAACCGGAAGCCATATCATCTTGCGACAATCCAATCCTCCTTATCGGAGGCTCACCGTCCCTCATCACACCGAGCTGGCAAAAGGCACGTTACGTAGCATCATACGGCAAGCCGGTCTTACGGTTGAAGAATTTAGCGCGTTGTTGTGA
- a CDS encoding type II toxin-antitoxin system HicB family antitoxin — protein sequence MRYRVVLEQDEDGIYVAECPSLPGCVSQGNTREEALANIKDAMAGYLESLRIHNEPIPPSIWEETVDIAL from the coding sequence ATGCGGTACCGCGTCGTTCTTGAACAAGATGAAGATGGAATCTATGTAGCCGAATGTCCCTCTCTTCCTGGTTGTGTGAGCCAAGGGAACACACGGGAAGAGGCCTTGGCCAATATCAAGGATGCCATGGCAGGCTACCTCGAAAGCTTAAGAATCCACAATGAACCGATCCCTCCATCAATTTGGGAAGAAACCGTGGACATCGCACTGTGA
- a CDS encoding SDR family oxidoreductase: MSIGDNRAVVITGASTGIGAACALHLDRLGFTVFAGVRKPEDGESLQKASSDRLVLLELDVTDLTTIQKSHAVVLEATRARGLYGLINNAGIAVVGPLEAVPISDLRRQLEVNVIGQVAVIQAFLPLVRQARGRIVNMGSIAGLSTMPLMGPYSASKFALEAMTDALRLEVQQWGIHVSIIEPGAIATPIWNKSAIEAVERETAIEAELRTLYKPLVAAVRKVVGEASKRAISPDAVAKVVEEALIAPTPRTRYLVGTDAKFRALMVRLLSDRISDRILTWILKLPH, from the coding sequence ATGTCGATCGGAGACAATCGTGCGGTGGTCATCACGGGCGCTTCGACCGGAATTGGAGCGGCCTGTGCGTTGCATCTTGATCGATTGGGGTTCACCGTTTTTGCAGGAGTACGGAAACCGGAAGACGGCGAGTCCCTTCAAAAGGCAAGTTCCGATCGGCTGGTGCTGTTGGAACTCGATGTAACGGATCTCACCACCATTCAGAAATCCCACGCGGTAGTTCTAGAAGCGACGAGGGCGCGCGGATTATATGGACTCATTAACAATGCCGGAATTGCGGTGGTGGGGCCGCTTGAAGCCGTACCGATCTCCGATCTCCGACGGCAGCTTGAGGTGAATGTCATCGGGCAGGTGGCAGTCATCCAGGCATTTCTGCCCTTAGTCCGGCAGGCACGGGGACGGATCGTCAACATGGGTTCGATCGCAGGACTCTCAACGATGCCGCTTATGGGTCCCTATTCAGCATCGAAGTTCGCACTGGAAGCGATGACCGACGCGCTACGCCTCGAAGTCCAACAATGGGGGATCCATGTGTCAATAATCGAGCCGGGTGCGATCGCCACGCCCATTTGGAACAAATCGGCCATAGAGGCTGTTGAGAGAGAGACGGCCATAGAGGCCGAACTTCGAACGCTCTATAAGCCTCTTGTAGCCGCTGTGAGGAAGGTGGTTGGAGAAGCGTCGAAGCGAGCGATCTCGCCTGATGCGGTCGCGAAAGTAGTCGAAGAGGCGTTGATCGCGCCGACTCCCAGAACGAGATATCTCGTTGGAACCGATGCAAAGTTTCGCGCGCTGATGGTGAGACTTCTTTCCGATCGGATATCAGATCGGATACTCACCTGGATTTTAAAGCTTCCACACTGA
- a CDS encoding chlorite dismutase family protein has translation MSTQDAPAGTSTPRRQYVNFVFYKVDPAWRRLPEDVRTQGKQEFLRAAEDFNGKVLVVPYSTIGIRGDCDFMLWRISYDLDLFQDMGTKILASGLGQYLSTPYSYLALTKRSVYVDHHSHAGQEGKRLTVVPGKSKYIFVYPFLKTREWFLLTKAARQGMMDEHIEVGHRFPSVKLNTTYSFGLDDQEWVVAFESDKPEDFLDLVMALRETEGSRYTLRDTPIFTCIRRSLKETLDTLGG, from the coding sequence ATGTCGACCCAGGATGCTCCTGCTGGTACCTCGACGCCTCGGCGCCAGTATGTAAACTTTGTTTTTTATAAAGTGGACCCGGCCTGGCGGCGCCTACCGGAGGATGTGCGCACTCAGGGCAAACAAGAGTTTCTCCGAGCCGCGGAAGATTTCAACGGCAAAGTGCTGGTGGTCCCCTATTCCACCATCGGCATCCGGGGGGACTGCGACTTCATGCTGTGGCGTATCAGCTACGATCTCGACCTGTTCCAGGACATGGGCACCAAGATCCTCGCCTCCGGCCTCGGACAGTACCTCTCCACCCCCTATTCCTACTTGGCGCTGACCAAACGGTCCGTCTATGTCGACCACCACTCGCACGCGGGACAGGAAGGGAAACGTCTGACGGTGGTGCCGGGAAAGAGCAAGTATATCTTTGTGTATCCGTTTCTCAAGACCAGAGAGTGGTTTCTACTGACGAAGGCGGCACGGCAGGGCATGATGGACGAGCACATCGAAGTGGGGCATCGGTTTCCGTCCGTGAAGCTGAACACGACCTATTCGTTCGGTTTGGACGATCAGGAATGGGTCGTGGCGTTTGAGAGCGATAAGCCGGAGGATTTTCTGGACTTGGTGATGGCGCTCCGGGAGACCGAGGGATCGCGATATACCCTGCGGGACACCCCGATCTTCACCTGCATCCGACGCAGTCTCAAGGAAACCCTCGACACCCTCGGCGGCTAG
- a CDS encoding competence/damage-inducible protein A translates to MRMTPSARISTAETIAIGSELIVGGRSDSNSLFIADALATIGIEVKFKTIVGDDQSDIAEVLTTACRRAGIVILTGGLGPTIDDCTREAVASVTGFRLARRKEAFESMRARLAQWGRIPNRGQLRQALIPSGATVLPNPVGSAPGFALTWRNARVIALPGVPGEMQAMMQQSVIPCLSDQLDRSKQARPHPITRMIFHTWGLPESDVNTKLQGLIEKRTPVALGLLASPTEVLVSLTTRAHRSLKDAVLLSLAEEVRTRLCEWIYAEGQGTLEEAVGRLLRQQKLSVGVAESCTGGLIGYRLTQVAGSSAYVDRGALCYSNQAKTDMLGVPAHLIEQHGAVSREVAEAMAKGMRDLAGVSVAVSVTGIAGPGGATETKPVGLVYIGLDGGGDDVVTKEFRFHGDRSVIRQRAAQAALDMLRRWLIARGEA, encoded by the coding sequence ATGCGAATGACACCATCGGCGCGCATCTCTACCGCCGAAACCATTGCAATCGGTTCCGAGCTGATCGTCGGTGGCCGGTCCGACAGCAATTCGTTGTTTATCGCAGATGCCTTGGCCACGATCGGCATCGAGGTCAAGTTCAAGACAATTGTTGGAGACGATCAGTCGGACATTGCCGAAGTCCTGACGACCGCCTGCCGTCGTGCTGGGATTGTGATTCTGACCGGGGGCTTAGGTCCTACGATCGACGACTGCACCAGGGAAGCCGTCGCGTCCGTAACGGGATTCCGACTGGCTCGCCGCAAAGAAGCGTTCGAGAGCATGAGGGCCAGGTTGGCTCAGTGGGGGCGAATACCGAACCGCGGACAGTTGCGGCAAGCCTTGATTCCGTCAGGGGCTACGGTCTTGCCGAACCCGGTCGGGTCCGCGCCTGGTTTTGCGCTGACATGGCGGAACGCGCGCGTGATCGCACTGCCTGGTGTCCCCGGTGAGATGCAAGCCATGATGCAGCAATCGGTGATTCCGTGCTTGTCGGATCAACTCGATCGATCGAAGCAGGCACGCCCCCATCCCATCACACGAATGATCTTTCATACCTGGGGATTACCTGAGTCCGATGTGAATACAAAGCTGCAGGGCCTCATAGAAAAACGGACGCCGGTTGCGCTGGGGCTTCTGGCCTCGCCGACAGAAGTGCTGGTATCGCTGACGACGAGGGCTCATCGATCGCTCAAGGACGCCGTGCTTCTGTCATTAGCAGAAGAAGTTCGTACCAGATTGTGCGAGTGGATCTATGCCGAAGGGCAGGGCACGTTGGAAGAAGCAGTCGGTCGATTGCTACGGCAGCAGAAACTCTCTGTCGGGGTAGCTGAATCTTGCACGGGAGGTCTCATCGGCTACCGGCTCACACAAGTAGCGGGATCCTCAGCCTATGTCGATCGCGGGGCGCTTTGCTACAGCAACCAAGCGAAGACGGACATGCTTGGGGTGCCGGCGCATCTTATCGAGCAGCATGGAGCAGTCAGTCGAGAAGTGGCTGAAGCCATGGCCAAAGGAATGCGAGACCTCGCCGGCGTGTCGGTGGCAGTGAGCGTCACGGGCATTGCCGGACCGGGCGGTGCGACAGAGACCAAACCCGTCGGGCTCGTCTACATCGGGCTCGACGGTGGTGGTGATGACGTCGTGACAAAAGAGTTTCGCTTCCACGGCGATCGGTCCGTCATTCGACAGCGTGCTGCTCAGGCGGCCCTTGATATGCTTCGTCGATGGCTCATCGCCAGAGGAGAGGCATGA
- the thpR gene encoding RNA 2',3'-cyclic phosphodiesterase produces MIRTFLAVELGDDLRNRITLVQQDLKQRLGRESSPDIRITWVQPSSIHLTMKFLGDTDELLVEPMREAVERAMTGHETVHTPIERLGVFPRLQQPRVLWVGPSEQWEQGDEAKRLVALHRALEDGCRSLGFAPEGRSLSPHLTVARIKEGERQVGQALAKSGVMDRPLSLGVLVVKSVVLMKSELRPTGSVYTKLWEVSTGYHGYQQR; encoded by the coding sequence ATGATACGGACTTTTCTTGCCGTGGAACTGGGAGATGATCTCCGCAACCGGATCACGCTGGTTCAACAAGATTTGAAACAACGACTCGGCCGGGAATCCTCACCAGACATCCGGATTACCTGGGTGCAGCCGTCGTCCATCCACCTCACGATGAAGTTTCTCGGTGACACGGACGAGCTCCTGGTCGAGCCTATGCGTGAGGCCGTCGAACGGGCCATGACAGGCCATGAGACCGTTCACACGCCGATCGAGCGGCTCGGCGTATTCCCTCGTCTTCAACAGCCACGTGTGCTCTGGGTCGGTCCGTCGGAGCAGTGGGAACAGGGTGATGAGGCGAAACGATTAGTGGCCCTGCATCGTGCCCTGGAGGATGGTTGCCGATCGCTCGGCTTTGCACCGGAAGGTAGGTCCTTGAGCCCACATCTGACGGTTGCGCGGATCAAGGAAGGAGAGCGCCAGGTCGGCCAGGCTCTGGCCAAGAGCGGTGTCATGGACCGGCCTCTTTCATTGGGTGTGTTGGTGGTGAAGTCGGTCGTCCTGATGAAAAGTGAACTACGACCGACGGGATCTGTGTATACAAAGCTGTGGGAAGTGAGCACGGGGTATCATGGGTACCAGCAGCGATGA
- a CDS encoding PLP-dependent aspartate aminotransferase family protein, protein MQGFTTRQLHADGRAKPMNAHTMPIFLTSTFAFDSPEAGADLFLGRRAGHVYSRMGNPTVEAVERVVADLEYGDAAVAFGSGMAAIQASLLTVLRADDHVICGEALYSPSFHLITERLADWGITSTVVDTSDVQAVENVIQDKTKVIFYETPTNPTCKITDIRAIADLARPKNILTIVDNTFSSPYFQRPLDLGADISLHSATKYLNGHGDMIGGIVVAGSELAAKVRAYRRDTGGILSPFDAYLLLRGVRTLSLRMQRHHDNAMKLFEFLAGLPAVSKLYYPGDPKFPGHQVAARQMTGFGGCFSFELARGYEAATRLLKGLTLCTLAVSLGTVDTLIEHPASMTHVAASADVMKRQGITSGLVRISVGCEDIEDVIADLERALAMI, encoded by the coding sequence ATGCAAGGCTTTACGACCAGACAACTGCATGCCGACGGGCGAGCGAAGCCCATGAACGCCCATACGATGCCGATTTTTCTCACTTCTACGTTTGCGTTCGATTCCCCCGAAGCCGGCGCGGATCTGTTTCTGGGACGTCGCGCCGGACATGTCTACAGCCGGATGGGAAATCCCACGGTCGAAGCCGTCGAGCGGGTGGTCGCGGATCTGGAATACGGCGACGCCGCCGTCGCCTTTGGGTCGGGGATGGCGGCCATCCAAGCCAGCTTGTTGACTGTTCTGAGGGCGGACGATCATGTGATCTGTGGCGAAGCACTCTATAGTCCGAGCTTCCATTTGATCACGGAACGTTTGGCCGACTGGGGAATTACCTCGACGGTCGTCGATACTTCGGATGTGCAGGCCGTTGAAAACGTCATCCAGGACAAGACCAAGGTGATTTTCTACGAAACTCCCACCAACCCCACGTGCAAGATCACCGATATCCGGGCCATCGCCGACCTGGCCCGACCCAAAAACATCTTGACGATCGTCGACAACACCTTCTCCAGCCCCTATTTTCAGCGACCGTTGGATCTCGGCGCGGATATCTCTCTCCATAGCGCGACCAAATATCTGAACGGACACGGCGACATGATCGGAGGGATCGTCGTGGCCGGCTCTGAGCTGGCCGCCAAGGTTCGCGCCTATCGTCGCGACACCGGCGGCATTCTCAGCCCGTTCGACGCTTATCTGCTCTTGCGGGGCGTCAGAACCCTTTCCTTGCGCATGCAACGGCATCACGACAACGCGATGAAGCTCTTCGAATTTCTTGCCGGTCTTCCCGCAGTCAGTAAGCTGTACTATCCCGGCGATCCCAAGTTTCCCGGACACCAGGTGGCAGCCAGGCAGATGACCGGCTTTGGCGGCTGCTTCAGCTTCGAGTTGGCTCGTGGGTACGAAGCGGCCACGCGGCTGTTGAAAGGACTGACGCTCTGCACGTTGGCGGTGTCCCTGGGCACGGTCGATACGTTGATCGAGCATCCGGCCTCGATGACTCACGTCGCGGCGTCGGCAGACGTCATGAAGCGGCAAGGAATCACGAGCGGGCTCGTGAGAATCTCGGTCGGCTGCGAGGACATCGAGGATGTGATCGCCGATCTGGAGCGCGCATTGGCGATGATCTAA
- a CDS encoding NADH-quinone oxidoreductase subunit N: MTLEDFIALLPLLVTALSSLVVLLLAAFHRDHALVAVVTSLGLTVAFLTLLVAAGVAPRPVTPLLIMDSYALFYAGLILVASLAVTILSYGYLEKQEGQREEFYALLLFATLGAMTLAAASHFASFFLGLELLSVSLYVLIAYIRTDGRPLEAGIKYLILSGTSSAFLLFGMALIYFQSGTMEFARTAALLAGSVEFPSTFLVGLVMIMTGVGFKLAVVPFHMWAPDVYQGAPAPVTAFVATVSKGAMVALLLRYFVEIAAFRSEMLWWAMAGIATLSMFAGNLLALLQSNIKRLLAYSSIAHLGYLLVAFLAAGPLAVEAVTFYLTAYFITTLGAFGVVSVLSKPGDEAEAIDDYRSLFWTRPWVAGVFTVMLLSLAGIPLTAGFVGKFYVIAAGVDSSLWVLIVLLVVNSVIGLFYYLRVIVIMAADGRRDVRPGETTQALQVSYADGLVLAALSGCLFWLGLYPAPLIRLIQTMQKGLIGT; the protein is encoded by the coding sequence ATGACCCTGGAAGATTTCATCGCCCTGCTTCCGCTCCTGGTGACGGCACTGTCGTCGCTGGTCGTGCTGCTGCTCGCGGCGTTTCATCGCGATCACGCGCTTGTCGCGGTCGTGACCTCGCTGGGATTGACCGTGGCGTTCCTCACGCTCCTCGTTGCGGCCGGAGTCGCGCCTCGTCCGGTCACACCGCTGCTCATCATGGACTCCTACGCGCTCTTTTACGCCGGGCTCATTCTGGTCGCGAGCCTCGCCGTGACGATCCTGTCCTACGGTTATCTTGAGAAGCAAGAGGGGCAGCGAGAGGAATTCTACGCGCTCCTGCTGTTCGCGACCCTGGGAGCCATGACGTTGGCGGCCGCGTCACATTTCGCCTCCTTCTTTCTCGGACTGGAGTTGCTCAGCGTGTCTCTGTACGTCCTCATTGCGTATATACGCACCGACGGCCGTCCGCTCGAAGCCGGAATCAAGTACTTGATCCTATCTGGCACCTCCTCGGCATTCCTATTGTTCGGGATGGCCCTGATCTACTTCCAGTCCGGTACGATGGAATTTGCCCGCACCGCAGCCTTGTTGGCCGGCTCGGTCGAGTTTCCTTCAACGTTCCTTGTCGGTCTGGTGATGATCATGACCGGGGTGGGCTTCAAGCTGGCCGTAGTGCCGTTCCATATGTGGGCGCCGGATGTGTACCAGGGCGCACCGGCTCCTGTAACGGCCTTTGTCGCGACCGTCTCGAAAGGCGCCATGGTTGCCCTGTTGCTTCGGTACTTCGTCGAGATCGCGGCCTTTCGCTCCGAGATGCTCTGGTGGGCAATGGCGGGAATCGCAACCCTGTCCATGTTCGCGGGCAATCTGCTGGCATTGCTGCAGAGCAACATCAAGCGACTGCTCGCCTATTCGTCGATCGCTCATCTCGGGTATCTGTTGGTCGCGTTTCTGGCCGCCGGTCCTTTGGCGGTGGAAGCGGTGACGTTCTATCTGACCGCCTATTTCATCACAACCCTCGGCGCGTTCGGCGTCGTCAGTGTCCTGTCCAAGCCGGGAGACGAAGCCGAGGCGATAGATGACTACCGGTCCCTGTTCTGGACCAGGCCGTGGGTCGCCGGCGTCTTCACCGTCATGTTGTTGTCGCTCGCGGGGATCCCGCTGACGGCCGGCTTCGTCGGGAAGTTTTACGTGATCGCCGCGGGAGTCGATTCCTCCCTGTGGGTGCTGATCGTGCTGCTCGTCGTCAATAGTGTGATCGGCCTGTTCTATTATTTACGGGTGATCGTCATCATGGCCGCCGATGGGCGGCGCGACGTTCGCCCAGGAGAGACAACTCAAGCCCTACAAGTTTCATACGCCGACGGTCTGGTACTCGCCGCGCTCAGCGGATGCTTGTTCTGGCTCGGTCTCTATCCGGCGCCGTTGATCCGCCTTATCCAGACGATGCAAAAAGGTTTGATCGGAACATGA